The proteins below are encoded in one region of Synergistaceae bacterium:
- the pgsW gene encoding poly-gamma-glutamate system protein: MSMLVPAVILAALWCLSPDSSLSEEEHELWRKVRAGQEMLARRRDDVRTGDAYAGNDLETADPHGTGMIGVEWSPVTTTLGSLEAKRTAADPLWSVWALRLFRRLGLEEGDRVALLSSSSFPGLVFSIVAASERAGLELFWIHSLGSSTWGANMPGMLWPEMARLLRSGGFISSKPDYYTPGAGAEVGLGLPPEGLNMLGEAAEDDDVPLLKGDGLDDMTRSKSELVRGFAPRLVINVGGAHTSFGGGVVQPGGGLYSPGDESRTEFGHGVLGDALESGVQVLHFLDMRSFSSRAGIPFDGAPRPRFAGAGMATSAAGLLVYALFLAFFRRWRRDE, translated from the coding sequence ATGAGCATGCTCGTCCCCGCTGTGATCCTCGCGGCCCTCTGGTGCCTGTCGCCCGATTCCTCCCTGAGCGAGGAGGAGCACGAACTGTGGCGGAAGGTGCGAGCGGGGCAGGAGATGCTGGCCCGCCGCCGCGACGACGTTCGGACGGGGGACGCCTATGCCGGGAATGATCTCGAGACGGCCGACCCGCACGGAACGGGGATGATCGGAGTTGAGTGGAGCCCGGTCACCACGACCCTCGGCTCGCTCGAGGCCAAGCGCACCGCGGCCGACCCTCTGTGGAGCGTTTGGGCGCTGCGCCTCTTTCGGAGATTGGGGCTCGAGGAGGGGGACAGGGTGGCCCTGCTCTCCTCGTCATCATTTCCGGGGCTGGTCTTCTCCATAGTCGCGGCCTCGGAGAGGGCCGGATTGGAGCTGTTCTGGATCCACTCGCTCGGCTCGTCAACCTGGGGGGCCAACATGCCGGGAATGCTCTGGCCCGAGATGGCGCGGCTGCTGAGAAGTGGCGGCTTCATCTCGTCGAAGCCGGATTATTACACCCCGGGAGCAGGCGCGGAGGTCGGCCTCGGGCTGCCGCCGGAGGGCTTGAACATGCTCGGGGAGGCGGCTGAAGATGATGACGTCCCGCTTCTGAAGGGCGATGGACTCGACGACATGACAAGAAGCAAGAGCGAGCTTGTGAGGGGGTTCGCACCAAGGCTTGTGATTAACGTGGGGGGCGCTCACACCTCCTTCGGAGGCGGGGTGGTCCAGCCGGGCGGTGGACTGTACTCCCCCGGTGACGAGAGCCGGACGGAGTTTGGGCACGGTGTCCTGGGGGATGCCCTGGAATCTGGGGTGCAGGTGCTGCACTTCCTCGACATGCGGTCTTTCTCCTCAAGAGCCGGGATTCCGTTCGACGGCGCGCCCAGGCCGCGGTTCGCCGGGGCTGGAATGGCGACGAGCGCGGCGGGACTCCTGGTCTACGCCCTTTTCCTGGCCTTTTTCAGAAGATGGAGGAGAGACGAGTGA